CCGCTGGAAGAGATGGAGAACGGTGTCGCTGCCACGTCTGGCTCGATGGCACCTCCAGCTCAGATACAACATGAACCACAGCAAGTGCAACCACAGCAAGCGCAGCAAACGCAAGTGCAACCGCACACACATATGGCACATGCACATGAGGGATCGACTAACGGCAGCGGCGCGTCGACGAGAACGCACAGCTCCGGGACCAGCCAGGGGACCAGCCAGGGAACGAGTGTTGGTATGCAGGGCAACGGGTGTCCGTCGCGTATAATGGACGTCGAGACCCCGCTGTCTATGGTGTCGCCCGTGATCACGAGGGACAAGAGTGCCAACGGCAGCATCGCCGGCTCAGACATCAGCAGCATGTACGCGGACGAGATACTCAACGTGCCGAACGTTGACATCGCCGCGGACTCGTTCCTGGACATGGACAGCACAGAGCCAGAGGACGAAAACTCAAACAAGCTCGCGCAGATGCTAGCAGACGAGTTCTGGACCAACTACAACTCGGGCTTCCCGGACATAGTCGACCGCATAGACTACAACACCTTGTTTGAGTGAGTTTACATGCATACATTTTACGTTTAAAAAGCACAGTTACACTACAGAACCACATACCATGCaaatttaatataatataacacCAGTATAATATAAGAATAATACTATATATGCCATACTACGCAGAAGCTCACATGCATTAACGTTATTGGATACGTAATTACTAAGAAACAGCCGTACAACGGAGATTCCCAAGGggttttttataatttaatttattaGTTCGCAGGGGGATTAAGGGGAACCTGGAAAAGGGCGTAAACCGTTTTGGAGGAAGAGTATATAAAGGCGGTGGTTTCTGGTGGGGGGGAAGGAATCTGGATGGTACTTGTTTGGGCGGCTAGAGGTCAGCGATATAACTAGATGCCTACAGCTATGAATACACCACCTAGCTCTTCGGAGGTttacaagaacaagatatTTCGGCAGGAGGCCGGGGGCGTTCCCACGATTGAGGTTGAGGAGGAGAAGTGGGTTCCCGATGCTGGGTCTAAGAATCTGGCGAAGCTGATTAACGAGTTTCGGTTTGAGCGTGTGCTTGACAGCGATCCACAGACGAAGAAGATCTCTTTGCTTGGGAAGATTGGCGGGGAGGATGCGATTTTGACCTGTGAGAAGACGCATTTCATGTTTGAGGAGACGGTCAGGAGGCCCTCTGCGGACGGGAGGAGCACGCCCGTTTTCTACCACAGGGAGAACCAGTACTCCTGCCTGACGGGTATTGAAGGTGTGCAAGAGATCAGCTCGAATGATATCTACTACTGGGGTTTGTCTGTCATCAAGCAGCACTTGCAGAAGAATCCCACGGCGAAGTTGAATCTGATATACCCGGCGACAAATATCCACATCAGGCGTTACGACCAGCAGGAATTGCATATGGTCAGGGAGACCCCCGAGATGTACAAGAAATACGTCATACCTTACATCAAGAAGATGACTACGAGCGAGATGATGAAGTGGGTGAACAATATCCTGTACAACGGTGCCGAGGACCACAGGATTGTCTACAAGCATTTGGATCCGCACGATGAGGACGGGTTCCTGATCTTCCCAGATATGAAATGGGACGGTGTCAACCTGGACGCATTGTACTTGATGGCAATAGTCTACAGGGAGGACATCAAGTCGTTGAGAGACTTGAACTCCTCTCATCAGGAATggttgaagaagctgaatACAACATTGAGGACAATCGTGCCAGCGTGCTTCAATTACTCCATTCGCCCCGATGAGTTGAGAATATTCGTCCATTACCACCCTTCTTTCTACCATTTCCATGTTCATATTGTTAACGTTAAGCACCCAGGTATTGGCGAAGAAATGGGTCAAGGTAAGACAGTGTTGCTGGATGACATTATTGAAACTTTGAACTACTTGGGTCCAGAGGGCTACATGAACAGAGACTTGACTTACGTCATTGGTGAAAACCATTCCTTGTGGAGACACGGCTTTGACAGAGAACTGGATAATCAGTTGAAAGAAGACGGTATTCCAAGAATCCCTAGAAGCATCAGTAATGCAATTCAGTGAATTGCTAGCATATCGGCCTTGAAGGCATGATATGTTTCTTGAACATACACGCCAATAGATTGggatatttattttatgcCTGATATAAGTGACGTTGCCAAATCCCACCTTATGATATAAATTCGTTtaccctttttttttttcctaaTTATCTTATTCAttccattttatttttcctATTCCAGCACAACATACTAGTATTCCCACTGCTCGGCATATGGGATGGCTTTTCCCGAAACATTAGTCTGGTTACTCTTGTTTTCGAAGTCATAATGTTACGAGTGTCACTCACCGTTTTGATAGGTCTGTAATTACCATCTTAAAGACGATCTTAACCTTATATAATTCACGACCCTTCTACGGATTTTACTCTTTCTCTATTTACAATTTTCCTCCTCTTCTTTAGTCAAGTATATATTAATAGATTCTATTTCATATACCTCATATATCTGCCGGATGGTTATACTGCATCCGTTATACTACCTACTTGGCAATCATCATTGTTCTCTGAAAATTGTCTCACCCGGAAAGCAGCTCTTGATAATTTCTCGAAAAAATAAGACAGACACTGCAGGTCATGCTAAAGACAGAGTTAACAGGACTGGTTGAGTCAACTATAGAAGTTTAGCAAAGCAATTGACTCTATATCATAGTTTTCAGCGCACTTGGTAGTGCAATATATTATAGACAAGGTGGATATACAAGTATGTCGCTCGTGGCAGAATCGAACAGTGGCACCATAAGTGAGCAGGAACTGGACAAAGTGCAGCTATATTCTGATCTGTGTTTGTATGAGGAGGCACTGACAAAACTAGTGGATAGTGTTGATAATTTTAAACCACAGCTGGAAATTGGTAAGCAACTGATAGAAGCCGATAAGAAACTGTACAGCACGCTGGACCTGTTACCTCAATATGATTCTGTGTTCACGAGGCTAAGGACATTGGACGACGAAATATCAAAGGTCGACCAACAAACCAAAAATATACTATCAATTCTGAATGAGTGTCATGATGATTTAAATGCTTTGCCGCTATTGGAAGAAGTAGAgtttgaaaagaagatgattCTAAAGCAGCGCGAAAAGATAAAATCTAACGTACTGTTGGAGTATGCAACGAAGCTGGCCAAATTTACGAAAATACCGCCTACATTCGATAAAGGTACAATTGGTCCTAACAATTTTATCTGGCCTGCAGAAGATGCTTTGAGAAAAGGTATGTTGGCCATGGCTTCATTACATGGCAAGGAACTTACAAAACTACCAGGACAGGAGgatggtgaagaagatggcAGCACAGCCAATGAGGATAAGAATATTGTGAAAGATGCTGAGGGTGCTGAGGGTGAAATACGGCAAGATGATAAAAAGGAAGATGATTCATTTGTCTTCGGTGCAAATGCCAATGACGCTGAAGGTGACGAAGATAAGAATGCTGGagaggatgaagatgaagccATGGACTCTGATTTAGATTTATTTAATCCAGATGAGTTTTAGTTATTCGATTGAACCGTTCATATATGACGTTCAGATTCCAATGCAGACGGGCGTGGAATGAAATTCGTGGTGTTCATATAGCAATTTACATCAATTAtttacatatatatactattttATCAACTATGCTCTGTTGTACTTCTTGAGGGCAATCTTTTTATCTCATATATTGATGGTTGTCATTGATGAAACTGTATGCTTTTActtattttccttttcttggACTAAAGCATCAGTGGAATAATCACTGAAACTCATACGTCTTAGTCTTTGACCTGAGTCATCCTTTGCACCTACtaattcttctttgaaCTTTTGGAAGGCTTTTGTtaagttttcttcttctatttcaAGACCTTTTTGTTCCCTCCATTCAAAGTAATCCTTTTGGAATTCTTCCCATTCGTGTTTGGCATTAGACCATTGGCCGTCCTGGATATCGATTGTAGGAATACCCAAAGTGATGGAAGGTTCCTCTGATTTTTGCCTGGTTTCTTCGTAGGCAtgcttttctttcaagataTCACCCAAAGTTCCAGAAGAGGCAGCAATCTTCTTTTCGACCTCTTTTTGTTGCTTGGCTTCTACTTGCAGTGGTTGCAATGATTTGCATGCATTTACCACCTTCTTAGCATAAGGACCTCTAAAGGCAAAGAAGGACAAAGCAACAATAATATGACCGTAAAAGTAGACTGTACTCCATGCTTGCATTGAAGTTTTAAAATCTAAGATTATGAATGGGATAACTAGATATCCGAATGACAACTTGATAACATAAAAGCAAATCAAATCATACAGCCATTTTGATGCAGCAGCTGTTTTACCATCTGCTTGCAGAAAAATTGGTCTGAAATTTCTTCTGTAGAATTTACCACATGTTTGATATAGGGCACCTGTTGCAAAAGTCATATAATAGCCAGGTCTAGTTCCATGCCAGAATGCTGATGTTAGGAATGTAAATAAAGTAGAACGGAAACCTGGTTTCTTCCCCTTCTTCGCCACACGTAGATAGATATAGTATTTCAGCCATTTATTTGTATTCATATTCCAGGCCTCTAGGCATTCCTTTGTACTTTGAGCAAACTCAACGTGGTATacatcaatattttgaacCCTATTCCATTTGATCTTTTTAGTCTTTGGGTCATAGCCGTTGTATCCTAATCCACAAAGAATGCATGCGCCTTCGGCTATTGTCCAGGCAGCGTAATATTTGAGTCTTTGAATGAAACCTAGTAAAGACATGTAATGAATTCTGTATATGAAAGAGCGCTTCATGAATGTTTCTCTGTTTAGTACGTATGAAACTGGGAAATATTTTGGTCCTAAGGTACTCAATACAATCCAAAATATACCTTGGATAACTTTCCAGCCTGCCAAAGTACCGTTTTTTGGAATTGTTCTATAGTACTTATTACTTCCTTGTTTTTGGTCTGGTAAGTCATGAAACATTTCACAATCTAGCCAGCTTTCGAAATCAGCGTATTCAAAACTTGGGCCTGTTAGGATTGTAGAGTAGAAGAACGTGTAAGCCATAAATCTCAATAGACTGGGGTGTTTTCTGATCGCTTTCGACTTCTGGTAGCTAGACAACTCTTCATAGCTATGGTCCTTTAGATACGTACCATCGTAATACGACCATGCGAAAGATGTCAATTTCATAGCTAGAACCATTTGGGCGCTGGTAATGTCAACAGAGTTCTGGCCAGGTGCTTTCTCCACAAAGAATTGTATGTAGGAGTGGTTCAATGCTAAGTGACCCATtacaaacacaaacaccAAATGAGGCATCAGACTAGACTTGTAAAACCTAGAAGTCGCATAGGTGAATAGGGAGCTGATCAGCAGCGTCCTTACTCCACCTATCAAGTTCATGATACCGACCAAGTACAGCATACACATGCTAATGATATACACACACTTCAGGTTTTTCTTGTCATTAGGCAATCTCTTCAGCACCGCATTCAAAGGGAATGAACCTAGCAGGCACAGCGCGAACCTGATCATAAAGTCATCAACGCCATATGTCTGCGAAATCCGCAGAATACCAGCATCAATGGGATTATACATAGTTGTGATTATCTGATCTTCGGCGCTGGGCTGATTTCCAGTGTCAAAAACAGCTGCTAAAATCACATCATTGTGGTCTGGTATTTATAAATGTCTGCCAGGAAAGTCACAGTTGAATTTTCGGGCGTCGCTTTGTTGATCCAATTGGAATCTGTTGAGCTTATAGAAATGGGTACCAAAATTATTTGGCAGAGATATATTTAACAAGATATTAGCATCTCACAGGTTTGATTCAGATTACAGTTATATTATATGCattattgattttgattattaCACGCTGAACTTCCCCACTCCATTCTTCTACCGAAGTGCGAAAGATAAGTGACTACAAGGGCAAGACTCTCACAGGGTACTTTCCTGTCTTGAACTTTGCGCTAATTAAATGACCCGTTGTATTTGTATAAGGAGGTTAACGTCATCAGTAGAGTTAACGTCATCGGTATGTCAAGGGCCCTTTTGCAATAAAATGAACTGGGATGCGAAGTCTAGACGAGACCCTCGTAAATGTCACTCTTAGTAATTAGAGACCTCCTCgaagtgaaaaattatttgacGTATAAGGCACAGCTGCATTTCTTGGAGCATTTCATGGGGcaagaaagagaaggatGCAGAGTATATAAACTAGTAGCTTGCTAAACTGTCATTGCAGAATAAATTCTTACAAGTGCAGGAGCTATCACATACCGAAACAGACTTCAATGATCATGAAATCGATAGCTAGACCTGGACTTGGATTTGTCAGACACTTTTCACATACATGTAGCAGACGCACCACTGGTATTGTGCTTATGAACATGGGTGGGCCCTCTACTATTGAGGAGACACACGACTTCCTGTATGAATTGTTTGCCGATAACGATTTGATTCCCATAAGTAAGAAATACCAGCCTCAGATTGCCAAGTACATTGCGAAGTTCCGTACTCCCAAGATCGAGAAGCAATACAAGGAGATTGGTGGCGGTTCGCCTATCCGTAAGTGGTCAGAGTACCAAGCTGCGGAGGTTTGCAAGATCTTAGATGAGACATGTCCCGACACTGCCCCTCACAAGCCATATGTAGCCTTCCGCTATGCAAGACCGCTCACTGATGAAACCTACAAGCAGATGTTGCAAGATGGTGTTACTAGGGCTGTAGCATTCTCCC
This window of the Nakaseomyces glabratus chromosome L, complete sequence genome carries:
- the DCS2 gene encoding 5'-(N(7)-methyl 5'-triphosphoguanosine)-(mRNA) diphosphatase (CAGL0L04598g~Ortholog(s) have RNA 7-methylguanosine cap binding, m7G(5')pppN diphosphatase activity, role in cellular response to starvation, deadenylation-dependent decapping of nuclear-transcribed mRNA and P-body, cytosol, nucleus localization), which translates into the protein MPTAMNTPPSSSEVYKNKIFRQEAGGVPTIEVEEEKWVPDAGSKNLAKLINEFRFERVLDSDPQTKKISLLGKIGGEDAILTCEKTHFMFEETVRRPSADGRSTPVFYHRENQYSCLTGIEGVQEISSNDIYYWGLSVIKQHLQKNPTAKLNLIYPATNIHIRRYDQQELHMVRETPEMYKKYVIPYIKKMTTSEMMKWVNNILYNGAEDHRIVYKHLDPHDEDGFLIFPDMKWDGVNLDALYLMAIVYREDIKSLRDLNSSHQEWLKKLNTTLRTIVPACFNYSIRPDELRIFVHYHPSFYHFHVHIVNVKHPGIGEEMGQGKTVLLDDIIETLNYLGPEGYMNRDLTYVIGENHSLWRHGFDRELDNQLKEDGIPRIPRSISNAIQ
- the MED4 gene encoding Med4p (CAGL0L04620g~Ortholog(s) have RNA polymerase II core promoter sequence-specific DNA binding activity, role in transcription from RNA polymerase II promoter and core mediator complex localization), encoding MSLVAESNSGTISEQELDKVQLYSDLCLYEEALTKLVDSVDNFKPQLEIGKQLIEADKKLYSTLDLLPQYDSVFTRLRTLDDEISKVDQQTKNILSILNECHDDLNALPLLEEVEFEKKMILKQREKIKSNVLLEYATKLAKFTKIPPTFDKGTIGPNNFIWPAEDALRKGMLAMASLHGKELTKLPGQEDGEEDGSTANEDKNIVKDAEGAEGEIRQDDKKEDDSFVFGANANDAEGDEDKNAGEDEDEAMDSDLDLFNPDEF
- the ALE1 gene encoding lysophospholipid acyltransferase (CAGL0L04642g~Ortholog(s) have 1-acylglycerol-3-phosphate O-acyltransferase activity, 1-acylglycerophosphocholine O-acyltransferase activity, role in glycerophospholipid biosynthetic process and endoplasmic reticulum, ribosome localization); its protein translation is MYNPIDAGILRISQTYGVDDFMIRFALCLLGSFPLNAVLKRLPNDKKNLKCVYIISMCMLYLVGIMNLIGGVRTLLISSLFTYATSRFYKSSLMPHLVFVFVMGHLALNHSYIQFFVEKAPGQNSVDITSAQMVLAMKLTSFAWSYYDGTYLKDHSYEELSSYQKSKAIRKHPSLLRFMAYTFFYSTILTGPSFEYADFESWLDCEMFHDLPDQKQGSNKYYRTIPKNGTLAGWKVIQGIFWIVLSTLGPKYFPVSYVLNRETFMKRSFIYRIHYMSLLGFIQRLKYYAAWTIAEGACILCGLGYNGYDPKTKKIKWNRVQNIDVYHVEFAQSTKECLEAWNMNTNKWLKYYIYLRVAKKGKKPGFRSTLFTFLTSAFWHGTRPGYYMTFATGALYQTCGKFYRRNFRPIFLQADGKTAAASKWLYDLICFYVIKLSFGYLVIPFIILDFKTSMQAWSTVYFYGHIIVALSFFAFRGPYAKKVVNACKSLQPLQVEAKQQKEVEKKIAASSGTLGDILKEKHAYEETRQKSEEPSITLGIPTIDIQDGQWSNAKHEWEEFQKDYFEWREQKGLEIEEENLTKAFQKFKEELVGAKDDSGQRLRRMSFSDYSTDALVQEKENK